A genomic window from Ignavibacteria bacterium includes:
- the mfd gene encoding transcription-repair coupling factor, whose amino-acid sequence MPAFVISALYEQNKKIIFCSNDHNRLFKLKDDLNLLTGEDTAGLYLGEFDEEFESEVNTLSGTLKKLTGDNSFIIVTSPAALNKNVITEDSFRKNTIILAKNSDFVFDKLLGKLKGFNFTRKKIVEEENDYAVRGGIIDIFPENLNQPVRIEFFGDTVESIREFDPVTQRSIAQLNSIEILPSAELLNIDEASSEKLIDYIKNDTLFLLDEPDLIKEDLPEIYYKTINFKRSYFSGFPLVKNESIGEAEKSLITELFFDSRSQPSFSSNTKLFAENLREMNSAEYTVYISCTDDYQLNRTRELVEDLLGSEELEGIEFLNGSFHEGFIMPSAKAAVYTEHQVFGRYFRPAKRKRKFGGITFKELSSVNYGDFMVHQHFGIGKYAGLKKIVTGGVEQEAVKLLYKDNDMVFVNLNSLNMIKKFSAQEGVTPKLNKLGGSEWERIKQKTKKKIQEIARDLILLYSKRKSQKGFRFSGDSIWQKELEASFMYEDTVDQASATEAVKRDMESENPMDRLVCGDVGFGKTEVAVRAAFKAVVDNKQVAVLVPTTILAEQHYNTFKDRLSSWATEVDHLSRFKTKKEQKEILQKLEDGKINIIIGTHRLLSKDVHFKDLGLLIIDEEQRFGVKAKEKLKFLRENVDVLTLTATPIPRTLNFSLLGARDLSIINTAPKNRQPIHTEIVNFDKKVLANAISRELQRGGQVYFVNDKIAKLEELAEIIEEIVPYAKVAVAHGQMSPAQLENVMMRFLEKKSNVLLCTKIIESGLDIPSVNTIIINRADNFGLAELYQLRGRVGRSNIKSYAYLVTPPQSSLTKQAIRRLHALEEFSELGSGMNLALKDLEIRGAGNLLGKEQSGFIGEIGFDMYMQLLDEAVSELKETIPAESLPAETLQQLTQKSSKPVFKEVLVESDISMLLPESYIDDENTRLEIYQRLSKVTSFSGLEDIKHELIDRFGKLPGEVISLIDHIEIKIILSKVGFEKITINGNTIELFFDMNNEEIFSSGYFEKVLGYINENYKNTSRVKQGKQSLSVQFRIPAFEIYEEKLQEIRSFIANLANL is encoded by the coding sequence TTGCCTGCATTTGTAATTTCAGCCCTGTATGAACAAAACAAAAAAATAATATTCTGTTCAAATGACCATAACAGGCTGTTTAAGCTTAAAGATGATCTTAACCTGCTGACAGGTGAAGATACAGCCGGTTTATACCTTGGTGAATTTGACGAAGAGTTTGAATCTGAAGTAAATACTCTTTCAGGCACATTAAAAAAATTAACAGGTGATAACAGCTTCATTATTGTAACTTCACCTGCAGCGCTTAATAAAAATGTAATTACTGAAGATTCTTTCAGGAAAAACACAATTATACTGGCAAAAAACAGTGACTTTGTATTTGATAAGCTGCTTGGTAAGCTAAAAGGCTTTAATTTCACCAGGAAAAAAATTGTTGAAGAAGAAAATGACTATGCTGTTCGCGGTGGTATAATTGATATTTTTCCTGAAAACCTGAACCAGCCGGTGAGGATTGAATTTTTCGGTGATACTGTTGAATCAATAAGAGAATTTGATCCTGTTACTCAGCGCTCAATTGCCCAGCTTAATTCAATAGAAATCCTGCCTTCGGCAGAGCTGCTTAATATTGATGAGGCTTCCTCAGAAAAGCTTATAGATTATATCAAAAATGATACATTGTTCTTGCTTGATGAACCTGATCTTATCAAAGAAGACCTTCCTGAGATCTATTATAAAACCATAAACTTTAAACGCTCTTATTTTTCCGGTTTTCCACTGGTAAAGAATGAATCAATAGGTGAAGCTGAAAAGTCATTGATCACAGAACTGTTCTTTGATTCCAGGTCACAGCCTTCATTCAGCTCAAACACAAAATTATTTGCCGAAAACCTGCGGGAAATGAATTCAGCGGAATATACAGTTTACATATCATGTACTGATGATTACCAGCTGAACCGGACACGGGAGCTTGTTGAGGACCTGCTGGGAAGTGAAGAACTTGAAGGAATAGAATTCCTGAACGGTTCATTTCATGAAGGTTTTATAATGCCTTCGGCAAAAGCCGCTGTTTATACAGAGCACCAGGTATTCGGAAGGTACTTCCGCCCGGCAAAGCGGAAAAGGAAATTCGGAGGAATAACCTTTAAGGAATTAAGCTCGGTAAACTACGGCGATTTTATGGTACATCAGCATTTTGGTATTGGTAAATATGCCGGGCTTAAAAAAATTGTTACCGGCGGTGTTGAGCAGGAAGCAGTAAAGCTGCTTTACAAAGATAACGATATGGTCTTTGTAAACCTTAATTCGCTGAACATGATAAAGAAATTTTCAGCGCAGGAAGGTGTTACTCCAAAGCTGAATAAGCTTGGCGGCAGCGAATGGGAACGCATTAAACAGAAAACAAAGAAGAAGATCCAGGAAATTGCCCGCGATCTTATATTGCTTTATTCAAAACGAAAATCACAAAAAGGATTCAGGTTTTCAGGTGATTCGATCTGGCAAAAGGAGCTTGAAGCAAGCTTTATGTATGAAGATACTGTTGACCAGGCAAGCGCTACCGAAGCGGTTAAGCGAGATATGGAATCAGAAAACCCAATGGACAGGCTTGTTTGCGGTGATGTTGGCTTTGGCAAAACCGAAGTAGCGGTAAGAGCAGCATTTAAAGCCGTGGTTGATAATAAACAGGTTGCAGTTCTTGTACCTACAACTATACTTGCAGAACAGCATTACAATACATTTAAAGACAGGCTCTCATCATGGGCAACTGAAGTTGACCACCTTTCAAGATTTAAAACTAAAAAAGAACAAAAAGAGATCCTGCAGAAGCTTGAGGACGGAAAAATAAATATAATAATTGGCACACACCGGCTGCTTTCAAAGGATGTACATTTTAAAGATCTGGGCTTGTTAATTATTGATGAAGAACAAAGATTCGGTGTAAAAGCAAAAGAAAAGCTGAAGTTCCTTCGTGAAAATGTTGATGTATTAACTTTAACAGCTACACCTATTCCAAGGACACTTAATTTTTCCCTACTTGGAGCAAGAGATCTTTCCATTATCAATACTGCCCCGAAGAACAGGCAGCCTATTCACACAGAAATTGTTAACTTTGATAAAAAAGTATTGGCTAACGCAATTTCCAGGGAGCTGCAGCGCGGCGGGCAGGTTTATTTTGTTAACGATAAGATAGCAAAGCTCGAAGAACTTGCTGAAATTATTGAAGAGATAGTGCCTTATGCAAAAGTAGCAGTCGCTCACGGGCAAATGTCTCCTGCACAATTGGAAAATGTTATGATGCGGTTCCTTGAGAAAAAATCTAATGTACTATTGTGTACAAAAATTATTGAATCAGGACTTGATATACCCAGCGTAAACACAATTATAATAAACAGGGCTGATAATTTCGGGCTTGCTGAATTATACCAGTTGAGGGGCAGGGTTGGTAGATCTAATATAAAATCATATGCTTACCTGGTTACTCCCCCTCAAAGCTCATTAACCAAACAGGCTATCCGCAGGCTTCACGCTCTTGAAGAATTCTCAGAACTCGGCAGCGGAATGAACCTGGCGTTAAAGGACCTTGAGATCCGCGGCGCAGGGAACCTGCTGGGAAAAGAGCAAAGCGGATTTATTGGTGAAATTGGCTTTGATATGTATATGCAGCTTCTGGATGAAGCAGTATCCGAGCTGAAGGAAACCATTCCTGCTGAATCTCTGCCTGCTGAAACACTTCAGCAGCTTACGCAGAAAAGCAGCAAGCCGGTATTTAAAGAGGTTTTGGTTGAGTCAGATATCAGTATGCTCCTTCCTGAAAGTTATATTGACGATGAAAATACACGACTTGAAATTTATCAGCGGCTTTCAAAAGTTACATCATTTTCCGGGTTGGAAGATATTAAGCATGAACTTATTGACCGTTTCGGCAAGCTTCCAGGTGAAGTGATATCCCTGATCGATCATATTGAAATTA
- the rsmA gene encoding ribosomal RNA small subunit methyltransferase A, protein MGQNYLTDENICRNIVNAFNIQPGEHIIEIGPGKGAITRFILEKTNNLTVIELDRNNCAILKELFPGLNIINKDFLKLDLNKLIKDPYDKLRVIGNIPYNITSPIIFKLADNRHIIKDAQLMIQEEVARRITAEPNSKEYGIPSVILNVFSTSSLLFKVSRSCFYPKPKVDSRIIYFDFTNSIEERVKDIEFFRRLVKAAFGTRRKTLRNCLKNIDIDLSKAEIDLGRRAESLSVDEFIELSNRLC, encoded by the coding sequence ATGGGACAAAACTACCTTACCGACGAAAATATTTGCCGAAACATTGTTAACGCTTTTAATATTCAGCCCGGGGAGCATATAATTGAAATAGGACCAGGTAAAGGAGCAATAACAAGGTTCATACTTGAAAAAACCAATAACCTTACGGTAATAGAGCTTGACCGCAACAACTGTGCAATATTAAAAGAACTTTTCCCCGGCCTAAATATCATTAACAAAGATTTTCTAAAGCTTGATCTTAACAAACTAATTAAAGATCCTTATGATAAGCTAAGGGTGATAGGAAATATTCCCTACAATATTACCTCGCCTATAATATTTAAGCTGGCGGATAACAGGCACATAATAAAAGATGCACAGCTGATGATACAGGAAGAAGTTGCAAGAAGAATTACTGCAGAACCGAACAGTAAAGAATATGGAATACCGAGTGTAATATTAAATGTATTCAGCACTTCCTCGTTGTTATTCAAAGTTTCAAGAAGCTGTTTTTATCCAAAACCTAAAGTTGATTCCCGTATAATTTATTTTGATTTTACAAATTCAATTGAAGAGCGCGTTAAGGACATAGAATTTTTCAGAAGACTTGTAAAAGCAGCTTTTGGAACCCGCAGAAAAACCCTGAGAAACTGCCTGAAAAATATTGATATTGATCTTTCAAAAGCAGAAATAGATCTTGGCAGACGGGCCGAGAGCTTATCAGTTGATGAATTTATTGAATTAAGCAACCGACTGTGTTAA